A window of Geothrix edaphica genomic DNA:
GGGCGCCCTGCCCTTCGAGCTCTGCCGGCAGTACGTGGACGAGATGGTGCTGGTGGACACGGATGAGATCTGCGCCGCCATCAAGGATGTCTTCGAGGAGACCCGGTCCATCCTGGAGCCGGCCGGAGCCCTGGCCCTGGCGGGACTCAAGGCCTGGGCGGCCCGCCAGAATGTCGGCGTCGACACCGGCAACCTCGTGGCCATCCTCTCCGGGGCCAACGCCAACTTCGACAACCTCCGCTTCGTGGCGGAGCAGGCCGAGCTGGGCGAGAAACGCGAGGCCATCCTCGCCGTCACCATCCCCGAACGTCCCGGCAGCTTCAAGGCCTTCTGCGAGCTCATCGGCGCCCGCGCCATCACCGAGTTCAACTACCGGCTGGCGGATCCCGAGCGCGCCCACATCTTCGTGGGCCTGCAGATGGCCGACCGCTCGGAGCTCGAGCCCCTGCTGGCCCGCCTGCGGGCCGAAGGGCTGGAGGCCCAGGACCTGAGCGAGAACGAGATGGCCAAGCTCCACGTCCGCCATCTGGTGGGCGGGCGGGCCCCCACGGCGACCCACGAGCGGCTCTACCGCTTCGAGTTCCCCGAGCGCCCCGGCGCCCTCCTCCGGTTCCTGGAGCGCATGAGCCGGGGCTGGAACATCTCCCTCTTCCACTACCGCAACCACGGCGCCGACTACGGCCGGGTCCTGGCGGGCATCCAGGTGCCGCCGCAGGATCAGGCCGCCTTCCAGGCCTTCCTGGACGGCCTTGGCTACCAGTACGTGGATGAAGGCGACAACCCGGCGTACCGGCTGTTCCTGGGTTAGAGTGCCTAACAAAACCCCCACGGGGCCGCGCGAGGGCCGCCGGGCGAGCGAGGCGAGGAACGTGAGGAGACGCGTAGCGGGTACTACGCGCGACGAGCGTGACGCGGCATCGCGACGCCCGCCGACCCTCGCCCGGAGGGAGAAATCCAGGTGGGCGCCCCGCGGCGTCAGGCCCCTTGAACAACGAACCACGTTGCCCTGCGGGCCCTTCCTTGCGGTGCATCCCACC
This region includes:
- the ilvA gene encoding threonine ammonia-lyase, biosynthetic — its product is MSPDTVQPPQDLLERILTALVYDVAIESPLEAAPRLSSRVGCPVWLKREDLQPVFSFKLRGAYNKIAQLAPAERSQGVIAASAGNHAQGVALAARKLGCDAVIVMPVTTPRIKVDAVRRLGARVVLHGDSFDEAYAHSQALMAAEGKVYIHPYDDPDVIAGQGTIGLELLRQMPRGLRAVFIPVGGGGLIAGIAAYLKRLRPEIRIIGVEPVDADAMTRSLAAGHRVRLERVGLFADGVAVSQVGALPFELCRQYVDEMVLVDTDEICAAIKDVFEETRSILEPAGALALAGLKAWAARQNVGVDTGNLVAILSGANANFDNLRFVAEQAELGEKREAILAVTIPERPGSFKAFCELIGARAITEFNYRLADPERAHIFVGLQMADRSELEPLLARLRAEGLEAQDLSENEMAKLHVRHLVGGRAPTATHERLYRFEFPERPGALLRFLERMSRGWNISLFHYRNHGADYGRVLAGIQVPPQDQAAFQAFLDGLGYQYVDEGDNPAYRLFLG